The sequence GTCAATACTATTTTTCTTAGAGGCTGAGCCTCGCGTTGATCATATAGTATTATGCTTCTATCGCTGGCACAGCACGAGAGAAGAGAAGTCTCAACCTGATTAAACGCAACTGTGTGCAATGTGTCTACACCCCATTTAAGGGTTTTTAATGGATCATTTCGGTTTTCATCCCAAATTGCACAAACCTCTCCACAAGTGGCGTAAATGGGATCATTTCTATGATGTGATATGCCAGTGAGAATTGTGCGTGACAAAATCGTATTAACTGGTTCTTCCTCTTCACCAACATCCGGTACATCGGTTTTCCATACTTTAATAGTTTTATCATCGCCAACAGTAAAAAAACGTTCACCATTTACCGCGTAAACAATACCACGCACAAAGCCATCGTGCGCAACAAAATTGCGTGCACTGGTACGATTCGCTAAATCCCAAATTCGAATCTCGCCATCGTAGGCGCCAGTGGCAAGAGTCGCGAGTTGTTTAGGGTGTTTTCCGAAACATGCAACACCATCCCGATGACCGCTCAAATTACCCATAAATGGTTTGGCAAAGACGCGTTCTAATTTGGTGGCATTCAACGCTCGCACATATTCTCGAGCAGTCTCCATCGGATGTAGTTCGGGGTCGAAATTTCGTGGCACTGAAAAACGTGAGACATTCTGTAAATCAACgataaactaaattttacatTAATAGCTCACTTCTATGATTTTGTAATTTGGTTTCGCGGACATACTGGTCCGGATTTCTACTAATCATTTTCACTTTCATTGTTCACgttaatttattacaaattaatttgtatattattaGTATCAGACaccaaataagaaacaaaaacacgTTCAAcgcaaaatactttttttttaatggcagtCTAACAGCTGATAAACACAGGGTTGCTGTTGTTTGACCATAGCAGTCAGAGCGAATTCATATAAGGTGGATTCGCTAGAGAAACAACAccatttacaagtattttttgtttgcatcttGGTAGTCTGATTGCCAAAATTTCGATGAGAATGTTAACAAAGAAACAACCAAAAGTAGAGTACTTTGGAATTCAAAACAGAAAATCGCAATCGAAAAAACAATACTCACCTTGTGTAGACTCGCCTTGATAGCTGTATTCATAACGAataattacactagtctacaaggaaaagtatccgaaataatttaaactaatatctgcttctctgtccatgcaaaattcggattgataactaaaattaatttattagtttgagttttcgagatatcccatttttgcccatatttgaggttatgtagccttgcagatgttttctttcaccaaaattaaaggatggcatctttaaatacaatccttcttttttcaaatggcgttttgtttgctcaaatatcattttttttcgcagagatatcgcattttgaaattttcatgtttcgaaattttcctacacctgaaaatcgattaagataacatagaaatgatatagtcgattactaattttcttgggtttgagggcctgaaatatatggattaatagtatgtaaatttggagtttgtgggtaagcctgcttgcggcatgataggggtggttactaggggttagggctgtgtgtgactcggtacccaaaggttagatagtgtaggggtgtggtgagtcagcacacttatggtgtgagacaaaattttaagaaaaataagactcaattcaagaaaattagtaatcgactatatcatgtctatgttatcttaatcgattttcaggtgtaggaaaatttcgaaacatgaaaatttcaaaatgcgatatctctgcgaaaaaaaatgatatttgagcaaacaaaacgccatttgaaaaaagaaggcttgtatttaaagatgtcatcctttaattttggggaaagaaaacatctgcaaggctacataacctcaaatatgggcaaaaatggggttttttgcacttttaggttaggatatctcgaaaactcaaactaatagagcaattctgaggccagatttggattcagcgcatcataaaccttcggaaatatatagtctggtttctgggccTGAATGTTGGTTatattttgtcggcctgtgttatcaaTATTTTTGGGTCTGGTTTAGTGTAATCAGACATACACGATTTTAGGCAAattataatgatttatttaatgaaagtgGAAGGAAATGTTAGCATGCTGTTCCTGAACAACCCTTACAATTCCCAACAATACGGAAATATTAGTTTTGCAACtatttgctttcaaaatggACTCAGTAACATCTCTTCATTTTGGCATATTATAATATGATACATTTTCTTCTAAACTTCACtacaattcataaaatatgtagTCACACCGAAGCTTTTACTcgtattcaaaatatttcaatgaaaactaAATGCATTTATCAACATCAtcactttcaaattttaaacgAGAATAACAATTAATTGGATTTGTCAATAATACTGTGCCACCAGATGTCTGCAAAAGAAAGTAAAAGTacggacaaaaattaagtatttcagTTCAGTGTTGATGATGGGGATAGAGGTTATCGTGCCATacaacacacatgcatatgacgttttaattcacgagggttatttttttggagCACGGCGGAAGACCTCCTGCGCGGAAGGAATTCTattctacaaatttacaaaCACACTTCTAGTCAATGTCTCTGTAAAATTCTACCATatctgcatacgaacttcgttcTTTTTTTAGGTGTCTGGCACCACAAACTTTCGCTAAATTACAAATCAtgtaacttaaaaattataagcCTTCGGAGAGCGAGGTTTTCAGTTTTAGGATATACCTCTCAATTCCTTCTTTGCATTCTTCTTTTCAAATCGTGTGGCATTATACTGAATATCCGAATTAACTAAAAGTTTTAAGAGTATCAAATATGTGAAGTTATTTTCATGCATGATTGCCTCGTCTGTGTGTATAGTAATACTATTATAGagttcgcgcttaactcaaaatccgtaattaaaaatcgcgatttcccatacaaactttctctcccaaaatctgagatacCTGTGtgctttgccggcatccatttcaattagcttttattttgatgtttccccttacattcgtaataatatttatcgataatacagaaaacacagggttatATGACAATaggtatcgttattatctagtattattttataatctcagattttgggagagaaattttgtatgggaaatcgcgctttttaattacagattttgagttaagcgcgaaaaggtagatcatctacttatatgtgaacgtatcaATACGGATTTTCTCCAGCCAATTGCGCacttaaattagctattccttcaccttgtatttcattcatatcgttaataataattaaagaaaccaaaaacaccgaaatattccatcaaaatagtttctataaagaaaaccctatcaaagcagtattgacagctgaatgtCCATTTTGCACGTAATCTGCCATatatatgtgaacgggtagattaatttggtggatttataggtgatgcatatgtgaacgtaatattataaattaattttgttggCAGCTTCGTCAGCATTTACATTGCCATTCATggttttaaagtttaaactggAATTtatcgattttcaaaaagaaataaCGTATCGAGAAGTTGTAACTGTATTCTTTCTAGCTCGTATAAAGTGTTTATCATCAAAAAGCTTCCTTAATTAATTTATCCTCTCATTTATTAACTATGTCTAAATTAGAAAAGCACAAggaaattatttcaattacacATTTCATCAATCCCCACCTTTTCTGGTACCACAAAATTGATGCTTGTAACGTCGATTACCGCACTATattagaaattgaaaaggaaCTAGCGGAATACTACAGGAATCATCAAGCGTGGACACAAGCATTGCGACACCCAAAAAAACATGCTATGGTGGCCGTTAAATTCTTAGCTTGGAATAAAATAATACGTGCGCGTGTTGATCATGTTGCCGCCTTCGGCAAGAATGTAGTAGGAGGCGAATTTGTTATGTGGGCTGTAGATTATGGATTTCCTTTTCAAACAAAAGCAGATCAAATTTATAGGTTGCCTGAGAAATTAACTACACATGTCAATTATATACGTCCCGGAGGCTTAGTAAATATCCTTCCGGCtgataattttttcatgaaagatatgATGGTAAAGAGTATAACA comes from Anastrepha ludens isolate Willacy chromosome 3, idAnaLude1.1, whole genome shotgun sequence and encodes:
- the LOC128856600 gene encoding DDB1- and CUL4-associated factor 13, translated to MKVKMISRNPDQYVRETKLQNHRMPRNFDPELHPMETAREYVRALNATKLERVFAKPFMGNLSGHRDGVACFGKHPKQLATLATGAYDGEIRIWDLANRTSARNFVAHDGFVRGIVYAVNGERFFTVGDDKTIKVWKTDVPDVGEEEEPVNTILSRTILTGISHHRNDPIYATCGEVCAIWDENRNDPLKTLKWGVDTLHTVAFNQVETSLLSCCASDRSIILYDQREAQPLRKIVLTMKSNKLAWNPMEAFNFTVANEDCNLYTFDTRQLQNPLKIHFDHVSAVTDVAYSPTGKEFVSGSYDKTIRIYNVHHSHSREIYHTKRMQHVVCIDWSLDNRYIFSGSDEMNVRMWKSNASEKLGVIRPRERVAFNYQNKLKEKFAAHPQIKRIARHRQVPKHVLNAQRKMRAIKDKEKVKEANVRKHSKPGKVPYVSEKTKPVLREEV